One region of Vallitalea okinawensis genomic DNA includes:
- the aspS gene encoding aspartate--tRNA ligase, which produces MSESMLGLKRTHRCTEVSEQNLNDKITIMGWVQKRRDLGGVIFVDLRDRTGLLQVVFDRDSIGEAGFEKAEKIRSEYVIAVEGDVEPRSEETINANLKTGKIEVRATTLRILSDAETPPFQIEEDTDVREELRLKYRYLDLRRPDQQRKMMMRHDIARITREFLNEEGFLDIETPMLTKSTPEGARDYLVPSRVHPGNFYALPQSPQIFKQLLMLSGYDRYYQIVKCFRDEDLRADRQPEFTQIDMELSFVDVDDVIDVNERLMQKIFKEVMNQDIELPIKRITYQEAMDRYGSDKPDIRFDLELVDLSEVVKGCGFKVFDGAIESGGSVRAINAKTCASLPRRQIDWLGEFAKTFGAKGMAWIAVNEDGSLKSAITKFLSEETVQNILAEVKAEPGDLILFIADKNEVVYRTLGELRLEIAKRLGYLDSDEFKFVWVTDFPLLEWNEDANRFVAKHHPFTCPNEEDLPLLDTDPGKVNAKAYDLCLNGCEIGGGSIRIHQREVQEKMFEALGFSKEEAYERFGFLLNAFKYGVPPHGGLAYGLDRIAMLLSGSESIREVIAFPKVKDASCLMTEAPGLVEDKQLEELALKIDKID; this is translated from the coding sequence ATGAGCGAATCAATGTTAGGTTTAAAAAGAACGCACCGTTGTACAGAGGTGAGCGAACAAAATCTTAATGATAAAATTACCATCATGGGTTGGGTACAAAAAAGACGTGACTTAGGCGGTGTTATCTTTGTTGACTTAAGGGATAGAACAGGCTTATTACAAGTTGTATTCGATAGAGATAGTATTGGAGAAGCTGGATTCGAAAAAGCTGAAAAAATCAGAAGTGAATATGTTATCGCAGTAGAAGGTGATGTAGAACCTCGTTCTGAAGAGACGATTAATGCGAATTTAAAGACAGGTAAGATTGAAGTAAGAGCAACGACACTTAGAATATTATCAGATGCAGAGACACCACCTTTCCAAATTGAAGAAGATACAGATGTACGTGAAGAGTTACGTTTAAAGTATAGATATTTAGATCTTAGAAGACCTGATCAACAAAGAAAGATGATGATGCGTCATGATATTGCAAGAATAACTAGAGAGTTTTTAAATGAGGAAGGTTTCTTAGATATTGAGACACCAATGCTTACAAAATCTACTCCAGAAGGTGCTAGAGATTACTTAGTACCAAGTAGAGTACATCCTGGTAACTTCTACGCATTACCTCAATCACCCCAAATCTTTAAACAATTATTGATGTTATCAGGTTACGACCGTTATTATCAAATTGTTAAATGCTTTAGAGATGAAGATTTAAGAGCTGACCGTCAACCTGAGTTTACACAAATTGATATGGAGTTATCATTTGTAGATGTTGATGATGTTATCGATGTGAATGAAAGATTAATGCAAAAAATCTTTAAAGAAGTAATGAATCAAGATATTGAATTACCTATAAAGCGTATCACATATCAAGAAGCAATGGACCGTTACGGTTCAGATAAGCCGGATATTCGATTTGATCTAGAACTTGTTGATTTATCAGAAGTCGTTAAAGGTTGCGGATTTAAAGTATTTGACGGTGCTATCGAAAGTGGCGGAAGTGTCAGAGCTATTAATGCGAAGACATGTGCTAGTTTACCAAGAAGACAAATTGACTGGTTAGGTGAATTTGCAAAAACTTTCGGTGCTAAAGGAATGGCTTGGATTGCAGTTAATGAAGATGGAAGTCTTAAATCAGCAATTACTAAGTTCCTTTCAGAAGAAACGGTACAAAATATTTTAGCCGAAGTAAAAGCAGAGCCAGGAGACCTTATTCTCTTCATAGCTGATAAAAATGAAGTTGTTTACCGAACATTAGGCGAGTTAAGATTAGAGATTGCAAAACGTTTAGGATACTTAGATTCTGATGAGTTTAAGTTTGTTTGGGTAACTGATTTCCCACTACTTGAGTGGAACGAAGATGCTAATCGTTTTGTAGCAAAACATCACCCATTTACATGTCCTAATGAAGAAGATCTTCCTTTACTAGATACAGACCCTGGTAAAGTTAATGCCAAAGCCTATGACCTATGCTTAAACGGTTGTGAAATTGGTGGTGGATCAATAAGAATTCACCAAAGAGAAGTCCAAGAAAAAATGTTTGAAGCATTAGGTTTCTCTAAAGAAGAAGCATACGAAAGATTTGGTTTCTTATTAAATGCTTTCAAATATGGTGTACCACCTCATGGTGGATTGGCTTATGGTTTAGACCGTATTGCTATGTTATTAAGTGGTTCAGAGAGCATCCGTGAAGTTATTGCTTTCCCTAAGGTGAAAGATGCTTCTTGCTTAATGACTGAAGCTCCTGGTTTAGTTGAAGATAAGCAGTTAGAAGAATTAGCTTTAAAAATTGATAAGATTGATTAA
- a CDS encoding LacI family DNA-binding transcriptional regulator, with the protein MRVTINDVAQRAGVSKATVSNVFSGKRPISEEVQKKVLEVAKELHYKPNYFAKSLVTRETRIIGLCMQGENVKLSSFHLSLLNGVLKGCYAKGYRVLVNALASRFNSKTEFIAADPVDGDILLDPAEDDKRIKERIEKNIPLILIGKPPKKYEKMVSYVDNDNVSTAENLTNHLIELGHREILFLNAPQDKTVSHDREKGYKLAVLGSNQTPNLELLKYKPDDMNSIEYGYLYAKKALEENKNITAIIADSGKVVGGIYDAVRELGLTIPDDLSVAVFSDGNTYGFDPSLTEMDLNPSVLGEEAVKMLIEQINSEKKVLKRVFISSEIKINGSTGPKKVG; encoded by the coding sequence ATGAGGGTAACGATTAATGATGTAGCTCAACGGGCAGGTGTTTCCAAAGCAACAGTATCGAATGTTTTTAGTGGGAAGCGTCCTATCAGTGAAGAAGTACAAAAGAAAGTCTTGGAGGTAGCTAAGGAACTCCATTACAAACCTAACTATTTTGCAAAAAGTTTGGTTACGAGAGAGACAAGAATTATTGGTTTGTGTATGCAGGGAGAAAATGTGAAATTAAGTAGTTTTCATTTATCCTTATTAAACGGTGTACTCAAGGGTTGTTATGCTAAAGGGTATCGGGTTTTGGTTAATGCATTGGCATCTAGGTTCAATAGTAAGACAGAATTTATAGCAGCAGACCCAGTTGATGGAGATATTTTGCTAGACCCTGCTGAGGATGACAAACGAATAAAAGAAAGAATAGAGAAAAATATTCCTTTAATCTTAATTGGAAAACCACCAAAGAAATATGAAAAAATGGTGTCTTATGTGGATAATGATAATGTAAGTACTGCTGAAAATTTGACAAATCATCTCATTGAGTTAGGGCATAGAGAAATACTGTTTCTTAATGCACCTCAGGATAAAACAGTTAGTCATGATAGGGAAAAGGGTTACAAACTTGCTGTGCTTGGTAGCAATCAAACGCCAAACCTAGAATTACTAAAGTATAAACCTGATGACATGAATTCTATTGAATACGGCTATCTATATGCAAAAAAAGCTCTTGAAGAAAATAAAAATATTACAGCAATTATTGCGGATAGCGGTAAAGTTGTAGGAGGGATATATGATGCAGTTAGGGAGTTGGGTCTAACAATTCCTGATGATCTATCCGTGGCTGTTTTTAGTGATGGCAATACTTATGGTTTTGATCCATCTTTAACGGAAATGGATTTAAACCCTTCAGTTTTAGGAGAAGAAGCTGTGAAAATGTTGATTGAGCAGATTAATTCTGAAAAGAAAGTATTGAAGAGGGTATTTATTTCTTCGGAAATAAAAATAAATGGATCGACAGGTCCTAAAAAAGTAGGGTAG
- a CDS encoding S4 domain-containing protein — MEKTLFLNWKLEEESIKEEMRYCHNCGKKVVFIDSKIRRQNANGKNIYHFAIYKCAKGHTWNKKLDIFKAYEGLENSPELTGESGGISSYIDSINITEVINDAYTSIQIQLYVKEKTRLDKLLAKYVEDLSRSKIKTMINDGNFYINNKQIKKNTFINGEANILIKL; from the coding sequence ATGGAGAAAACATTATTTTTAAATTGGAAATTAGAAGAAGAAAGTATTAAAGAAGAAATGCGATATTGCCATAATTGTGGCAAAAAAGTAGTATTTATAGATTCAAAAATAAGAAGACAAAATGCAAATGGAAAGAACATTTATCATTTTGCTATTTATAAATGTGCAAAGGGTCATACATGGAATAAGAAACTTGACATTTTTAAAGCTTATGAAGGTCTTGAAAATTCTCCTGAATTAACTGGAGAAAGTGGTGGTATATCAAGTTATATTGATTCAATTAATATCACTGAAGTAATCAATGATGCTTATACTTCAATACAGATTCAACTATATGTTAAAGAAAAGACTAGACTTGACAAATTACTTGCAAAGTATGTTGAAGACTTAAGCAGATCAAAAATCAAAACAATGATTAATGATGGCAATTTTTACATTAATAATAAGCAGATCAAGAAAAATACGTTCATTAACGGTGAAGCAAATATATTAATAAAGTTATAA
- a CDS encoding CehA/McbA family metallohydrolase translates to MTKKSVLKIVKQIDKTFEKQYIEVPFQVRDVEKIEVTMHVDGDGSCIDLGIKDEEGVRGWSGGARDGFCITKSFATPGYQKGPIKNADWAILLGAYKVPEEGCHVSLSIDLYHHHHRWLKGDFHSHSVHSDGKYMLSEVENIAADNGLDFIATTDHNAVTQNSYELQSDKVIFIPGMELTTNYGHCNFLGITKSIKDFRCHQSEDVKKVIKEAMAMGAVVSLNHPMDELCGWHFGFDVPHDLVELWNGPFSACGNAKTLKWWHEQLKAGKQLPIIGGSDVHRPHPYIQHGKPTTNVWCYEKSIEAILDAIKKGHVFMSYSPSGPTIELQSDEKMMGDTITDTEEILIKCDGLATNDQVQVISDQQIECSHIVKDEKEFEEGFKGIGLQFLRVEVWRYFEEVGDYLLAAVSNPIYIR, encoded by the coding sequence ATGACAAAAAAGTCCGTATTAAAGATTGTTAAGCAAATAGACAAGACATTTGAAAAACAATATATAGAAGTACCTTTTCAAGTTAGAGATGTAGAAAAGATTGAAGTAACAATGCATGTTGATGGTGATGGATCTTGTATTGACTTAGGTATTAAGGATGAAGAAGGGGTACGAGGATGGAGTGGCGGAGCGCGTGACGGGTTCTGTATCACCAAAAGTTTTGCAACACCAGGGTATCAAAAAGGACCTATAAAGAATGCTGATTGGGCAATATTATTGGGAGCTTATAAAGTGCCAGAAGAAGGTTGTCATGTCAGTCTGTCCATTGATTTATATCACCATCATCACAGGTGGTTAAAGGGTGACTTCCATAGTCATTCAGTACATAGTGATGGAAAGTATATGTTAAGTGAAGTAGAAAATATTGCCGCTGATAATGGGTTAGACTTCATTGCTACGACAGACCATAATGCTGTCACTCAAAATAGTTATGAACTACAGAGTGATAAGGTTATCTTTATTCCTGGAATGGAATTAACCACTAATTATGGTCATTGTAATTTTCTTGGCATTACAAAATCCATAAAAGATTTTAGATGTCATCAAAGTGAGGATGTTAAAAAAGTTATAAAGGAAGCCATGGCTATGGGGGCAGTCGTAAGTTTAAATCACCCTATGGATGAACTGTGTGGATGGCATTTTGGATTTGATGTACCCCATGATCTAGTAGAATTATGGAATGGTCCATTTTCTGCATGTGGTAATGCAAAGACTTTAAAATGGTGGCATGAGCAACTAAAGGCTGGTAAGCAGTTGCCTATTATTGGTGGTAGTGATGTTCATCGACCTCATCCCTATATACAGCATGGGAAACCAACAACCAATGTATGGTGTTATGAAAAGTCAATCGAAGCCATATTGGATGCTATAAAGAAAGGACATGTTTTTATGAGTTATAGCCCATCTGGACCAACAATTGAGTTGCAAAGTGATGAAAAAATGATGGGAGATACCATAACCGATACAGAAGAAATCCTAATAAAATGCGATGGTTTAGCTACTAATGATCAAGTTCAAGTAATTTCAGATCAACAAATAGAGTGTAGTCATATTGTTAAAGATGAAAAAGAGTTTGAGGAAGGCTTTAAAGGCATTGGATTACAATTCTTAAGAGTGGAAGTATGGCGTTATTTCGAAGAAGTAGGAGATTATTTACTTGCTGCAGTGAGTAATCCAATCTACATTCGATAA
- a CDS encoding DUF5054 domain-containing protein: MKKVHVIYKTHLDIGFTNLAKDVVEQYTNHFIIKALDLAEALNQSGEPPVFVWTTGSWLIQEFLRRQSAEEVKRMEECIKKGWISWHALPFTTHTELMDQELFEFGLSISQKLDKRFGKTTIAGKMTDVPGHTKAIIPLLQSHGIQYLHIGVNPTSKNPDVPKLFLWRDEETGTEIIVNYAATYGEVLDVDFVEDILTFANTGDNTGPPSKEDVLANFNGLQTKYEGYEVTASTLNAFAEQLWAVRDQLPVVTEEIGDTWIHGVGTDPKKVAYYRELLRLKEEWIREGRLIKGSNEYNRFLEKLIMIPEHTWALDLKKHLADFKNYLKEDFKRARQDDILDEDAVPEKYKYIRLFALNEKEETSSGMDHLTEKSSYSFYESAWKEQRQYIEQAIDALSEDKKLEVSKHIEMLTPTISDLNGEVLETNVCYKINGFSVKFLEDGTIDYLVDPDGYQWCDAKHPLGNIMYEAYGVDDYDYWFEHYMCNLEKTYQWATADFNKPGMDLLKNTTKNKRFLPTVQEIVKVDDQIRLLLKFDPISSEEYGCPRKVIITYRFDKVKNKIDVALEWYEKDANRLPEALWIQFNPFVKDSHQWYMDKMGKHISPLDVVSNGNRNLHAIKSGVYYNEEKRVMIETLDAPLVAVGEPKILKFDNQVADLNNGFYINLYNNVWGTNFPMWYDEDSLFRFSIQYS, from the coding sequence TTGAAAAAAGTTCATGTTATTTATAAAACCCATTTAGATATTGGTTTTACTAATCTTGCAAAGGATGTGGTAGAACAGTATACGAATCATTTTATTATTAAAGCGCTGGATTTAGCAGAAGCACTCAATCAATCAGGGGAGCCACCTGTATTCGTTTGGACAACGGGTTCTTGGTTGATACAGGAATTCTTAAGACGCCAAAGTGCTGAAGAAGTTAAGCGAATGGAAGAGTGTATTAAAAAAGGATGGATCAGTTGGCATGCCCTGCCTTTCACTACCCATACAGAGTTAATGGATCAAGAATTATTTGAGTTTGGTTTATCCATTTCCCAAAAACTCGATAAGCGTTTTGGTAAGACAACGATTGCGGGAAAAATGACAGATGTACCAGGTCATACCAAGGCGATTATACCTCTTTTACAGAGCCATGGCATACAGTATCTTCACATAGGTGTTAATCCAACCAGCAAAAATCCTGATGTACCTAAGCTGTTCTTGTGGCGTGATGAGGAAACTGGCACTGAAATTATTGTCAATTATGCAGCAACATACGGTGAAGTACTGGATGTGGATTTTGTAGAAGATATATTAACTTTTGCTAATACAGGTGATAATACTGGACCACCTTCTAAAGAGGATGTTCTAGCTAATTTTAATGGGTTACAGACTAAGTATGAAGGGTATGAAGTGACTGCATCAACATTAAACGCATTTGCTGAGCAACTATGGGCTGTCAGAGATCAACTGCCTGTTGTAACTGAAGAAATCGGTGATACCTGGATACATGGAGTTGGAACAGATCCTAAAAAAGTAGCATATTACCGAGAGTTACTTCGTTTAAAAGAGGAATGGATAAGGGAAGGACGATTGATTAAAGGCAGTAATGAATATAATCGCTTTTTAGAAAAGTTGATTATGATACCTGAACATACTTGGGCTTTGGACTTAAAAAAACATTTGGCTGACTTTAAAAACTATTTAAAAGAGGACTTTAAACGTGCTCGCCAAGATGATATTTTAGATGAAGATGCTGTTCCTGAGAAGTATAAGTACATTCGTTTATTTGCTTTAAATGAGAAGGAAGAGACAAGCAGCGGTATGGATCATCTAACGGAGAAGTCCAGTTATAGTTTCTATGAGAGTGCATGGAAAGAACAACGTCAGTATATTGAGCAAGCGATAGATGCGTTAAGTGAAGACAAGAAACTGGAAGTTAGCAAACATATAGAAATGCTCACACCTACTATTAGTGATCTGAATGGAGAAGTTTTGGAAACCAATGTATGTTATAAGATAAATGGTTTCTCAGTTAAGTTTCTAGAGGATGGTACCATTGACTATCTTGTTGATCCAGATGGCTATCAATGGTGTGATGCTAAGCATCCACTGGGGAATATTATGTATGAAGCATATGGTGTTGATGATTATGACTATTGGTTTGAACACTATATGTGTAATCTAGAAAAAACGTACCAGTGGGCAACAGCTGATTTCAATAAACCAGGTATGGATTTATTAAAGAATACTACTAAAAATAAAAGATTTTTACCAACAGTCCAAGAGATAGTAAAAGTAGATGATCAAATTAGACTCTTACTCAAATTTGATCCTATAAGCAGTGAAGAATATGGATGTCCTAGAAAAGTTATTATTACTTATAGGTTTGATAAAGTCAAAAACAAAATAGATGTGGCTCTTGAATGGTATGAAAAAGACGCTAACAGATTACCAGAAGCACTGTGGATACAATTTAATCCATTCGTTAAAGACAGTCATCAATGGTATATGGATAAAATGGGTAAACACATATCACCACTGGATGTTGTATCTAATGGTAATCGAAATCTTCATGCTATTAAAAGTGGGGTTTATTACAATGAAGAAAAGCGTGTAATGATTGAAACCTTAGATGCTCCTTTAGTAGCAGTAGGTGAACCTAAGATCTTGAAGTTTGATAATCAAGTAGCTGACTTGAATAATGGCTTTTATATTAATCTCTACAATAACGTATGGGGAACTAATTTCCCAATGTGGTATGATGAGGATAGTCTTTTCCGTTTTTCTATCCAATACAGTTGA